From one Triticum urartu cultivar G1812 chromosome 3, Tu2.1, whole genome shotgun sequence genomic stretch:
- the LOC125548899 gene encoding BAG family molecular chaperone regulator 4-like: MVKIPSPRRLFRSRSKSTAGGIGGVDMCAMVAEHERIEWEVRPGGMLVQKRRGPDDDDVVEAILVKVCTAGGAWQHDVSIDASATFGDLKVLLSLATGLWPREQRLLYRGRERDDGDHLHMAGVQDKDKVLLLEDPAFTERKLRSTTLAQLMGVPCHSFIQV; this comes from the coding sequence ATGGTGAAGATTCCGAGCCCGAGGAGGCTGTTCAGGAGCCGGTCCAAGAGCACGGCGGGCGGCATCGGCGGGGTGGACATGTGCGCCATGGTGGCCGAGCACGAGCGGATCGAGTGGGAGGTGCGGCCCGGCGGGATGCTGGTGCAGAAGCGCCGGgggccggacgacgacgacgtgGTCGAGGCCATCCTGGTGAAGGTCTGCACCGCCGGCGGCGCGTGGCAGCACGACGTCTCCATCGACGCCAGCGCCACCTTCGGCGACCTCAAGGTGCTGCTGTCGCTGGCCACCGGGCTCTGGCCCAGGGAGCAGCGGCTGCTGTACCGGGGCCGGGAGCGGGACGACGGCGACCACCTGCACATGGCCGGCGTCCAGGACAAGGACAAGGTGCTCCTCCTGGAGGACCCGGCCTTCACCGAGAGGAAGCTAAGGTCCACCACCCTCGCGCAGCTCATGGGGGTGCCATGCCATTCGTTCATCCAAGTCTAG
- the LOC125548900 gene encoding BAG family molecular chaperone regulator 4-like produces MVKIPSPRRLFRSRSKSTAGGIGGVDMCAMVAEHERIEWEVRPGGMLVHKPDDDGCDDAVEAILVKVSAGCGGWQHDVSVDATATFGDLKVLLSLATGLWPREQRLLYRGRERDDGDHLHMAGVQDKDKVLLLEDPAVTERKLRSTSLAQLMGVPCHSFIQV; encoded by the coding sequence ATGGTGAAGATTCCGAGCCCGAGGAGGCTGTTCAGGAGCCGGTCCAAGAGCACGGCGGGCGGCATCGGCGGGGTGGACATGTGCGCCATGGTGGCCGAGCACGAGAGGATCGAGTGGGAGGTGCGCCCGGGCGGGATGCTGGTGCATAAGCCCGACGACGACGGCTGCGACGACGCCGTCGAGGCCATCCTGGTGAAAGTATCCGCCGGCTGCGGCGGGTGGCAGCACGACGTGTCCGTCGACGCCACCGCCACCTTCGGCGACCTCAAGGTGCTGCTGTCGCTGGCCACTGGGCTCTGGCCCAGGGAGCAGCGGCTCCTGTACCGGGGCCGGGAGAGGGACGACGGCGACCACCTGCACATGGCCGGCGTCCAGGACAAGGACAAGGTGCTGCTCCTGGAAGACCCTGCCGTGACCGAGAGGAAGCTGAGGTCCACCAGCCTCGCGCAGCTCATGGGGGTGCCCTGCCACTCCTTCATCCAAGTATAG